Part of the Deltaproteobacteria bacterium genome, GACCGGGGTATATTCCCCGTTTTCAAGGGCCCGTAACAATTTCACCTGGATATTGAGTCCCAGTTCACCCACTTCATCAAGGAAAAGGGTCCCTCCATCAGCCGTGTCCAGGTATCCCGTCTTGTCGATGTGGGCCCCCGTGAAAGCCCCTTTCCGGTGTCCGAAAAATTCGCTCTCTGCAAGAGCTTCGGGGATGGCGCCGCAATTTACAGGAACGAAGGCCTTGTCGGCCCGTGCACTCATAGCATGAATGGCACGCGCCACGAGTTCCTTTCCGGTGCCGGATTCCCCCAGGATGATCACATTGGCCATGGAACCGGCTGCCTTTAAAATAAGTTCATAGACTTCCTGCATGGGCCGGCTTTTCCCGACAATATCCCCGAAACGGTAACGTTCCTTTATAGAGGACCTCAGCTTGATGTTTTCCTTGAGGAGATGCTCGGCGACTTCCTGGACGGATTCTTCCTGGATCATGTCCTCGGTAATATCCCGCATGGTGGCCAAGATGGCGGGTTTCGACTTCAGGCGGATAACGCGTCGGTTGATGGAGACCCAAAATTTCCTTTGATCCCTGGCAATTCCCACCCCCCGCACCAGGTTTTCAAGGGTTGAATCTTCTTCCGATGGGTCGAAGACCCTCCGGAAGAGTTCTCTGAAATCCGGGTCAAAGAGATGAACCACCTCCCGGCCGGCCACTTCCGCAGGATTTTCGTATCCGAACATCATGACAAAGGCATGATTGGCAAAAAGAATCTTCCCGTCCTGGACCATGACGGCCCCGTCCGCAGCAGACTCCGTGACACTCCTGTAAAGGAGTTCCCTTTCCTCCAAGGCCTTCTGGGCAAGGGTGATAGCCGTCAGGTCCCGGAAGATTGATAGTTTTGAAATACTTCCATCAGAATTGATGATCGGGGTATCCAGGACATCGAAGGTCTTCTGTTTCTTCTGAAAATAGAATTCACGCCGCACGGTTTCCCCCCGGAACACCATTCGGGCCTTGCACCCGGAGCAGGGAGCCTTGCGTCCGTGAAAATATTCAAAACATTTCCTGCCGTTGGGAGGCCCGAATTCTCTCTGGAGAGCGGGGTTGGCGTATTCCACTTCGTACTGGGCGTTCACCTTGTAAACCCAATCCTCCATGGATCTGAGGATATTAATGAGATTCTCACTCTCCAGCCGCAATGATTCCTCGGCCTGAACGCGTTCGGCGATCCGACCCAGACGTTCGGCTATGGCGGTAAGTAAAGACTCTTCTTCCTTTAGAAAAGGGGATTGACCGTCTTCAGGGGGTTCCAGGTAATAGACTTCCAGGGTACCGGCCCATTCACCCTGGACATTGATGTCGCAACTCAGTTTCCAAGGCGTCTCCTTGAAATTTGACGTCTTGAATTCCTGGTATCCCAGGAGAACCCTTGCACAAGTGATTTCAGGATGCCGGCAGGCGGAAGCCACCAGGTCGGCGACTCCCTGGAGGACTCCTTCCAATGTCATACCGGGCCGTTCGCGGAGTTCGGCGAGCCCATAAAAACAATCCAGTTCCTTGAGGCGCTTTGCGAGGTCCTCGGTTCTTTCCTTCAGCGTCCGGGTCTTTTCGTCGATTTCCTTTTTGAGGGAGTCGCACTCTTCCCGGAGTCGGTCCAGGGAGCCCTTCAGCCGGAGCATGCCCCTGACCTGGGAGGCGAGGTGATCCATCTCCGGAGGACCATGCAGGACGACATCAACTCCAAATTCCACGGCTCGGGAAACCGTTTCGGAAGGTATTCCGTCCGAATGACAAAGGAGAATAAGGGATGTGTGGGTCCTGGGATCCGATTTAAACTTCTCAACGATCTCCTGAACCCTGGAATCCCCTTTTACCGCCCACAAGACAATGACGTCCGGAAGGACCACTCCTGCCTTGCGCAGGGCCTCCACACCCAAAGGGGTTCCATAGATTTTTCCCCCCTTTATTCTTTTCTCCAACTCACGGGACAGAAGGACCAGATCTTCATCGCTTGAGGAGACGACAAGAATCTTGTCCATGAAAACACCTGCCACGAAATCAATTCTCCTGAAAAAGGCGGCCATGAAATTACAGGGTGCACCAGGGCGGTCAAACCCCTGAAATCAGGCCGATCGGTCGCCCGCTCCTGCTCCTCCACGCTCCCCCAACCCCTTTGTCGAAGCGCGGTCACCGGAGGGCTTCCTTCCTCCCCGAGTGGGTTAAGGAAAAGATGGAAATCTCCGGCATGATTCATTGACGAAGAGACCCTTTCTCGATATAAGACTCCTAACGATTTCGGGTCTCCTTTTTTTGAATCCGCCCGGAGACATACCACAACCTTAACTTCTTTTCAAGATTCACGGGTCTTCACGTCATGGAGTTGATCGTTCTCGGCTCAGGCACCGGATTCCCTTTGCCTGACAGGGGATCTCCTTCCATGGTCCTTCTCCACGGGGCCGGATGCATGCTCTTCGACATGGGTCCCGGCGCCTTGCGCCAGTTGACCAGGGCCGGACTGGACTACAAGACGATCCATCATATCTTCTTCACCCATTTTCATCCGGATCATACCGGGGATCTTGTTCATTTCCTTTTTGCAACCCGCCACCCTTCTACGTTATCCAGCCGTGCACCTTTCGGTATAACTGCCCCAAAGGGATTCGTGGAATTCCTTCACCGTTTACAGGAGGCGTATCCGAAATGGCTTGAACTTCCCCCGAACCTGATGCGTATAGAAGAGAGAGACACGGACAATAGGGAGACCGGAACCCTGGGGGATTTGACCGTCATCAGCCACCCGGTGAAACACACCCCACACAGCATCGCTTACCGGGTAGAGGACCCCGATGGACGCAGCTTTGTCTACTCAGGGGATACGGATTATTGCGAGGGACTCGTGGATCTTGCCAGGGACACTGATATTCTCTTCCTGGAGTGTTCTTTTCCGGACCAATCCCCCGTGGAAGGACATCTCCATCCTTTAACGGCCGGCAGGATCGCCTCCCTGGCCCAGGCCAAGAAGCTCGTACTCCTCCATTTCTATCCCGAAGTCCTGTCCACCGAGATCGGGACCCAGTGCCGACAGACATACGACGGAGAATTGATATTGGCCCGGGATTTCCTCCGGCTGACGGTTTGAGGGGGGATCCAAGAGATGAGTGAGCGGGTTTCAAGGGGAAAAGGCGGGATGTTTCACCTCCCGGGACGATTTCCCGTCCCACTTGGTGCTCCGGGGACCCGGGACTTCCAGGATATCCCCACCGGGACGGATCCATTCTCAATCCTTTATTAAAAGCGCCTTTCGCAAAGATAGGCGTTCAAGGCCAGGAGATCCTGTTTCATGGGGGAATCAGGGAAGGGATCAAGGGAAACCGCTGCTTTTCTCATGTACTCCCTAGCCTCGGCCTGAACCCTGCCGATGGCCTCTCCCTCCCTGACCATACTGATGAGGGATTCAAGGTCCTCCTCAGCGACCTTTTCACTTTGGAAAAGGCTCTTGATCCGTTCATTTTCAGCCCTGTCCAAAGCGCAGAGGGTATATATGAGAGGAAGGGTGATCTTACCTTCTCTAAGGTCTTTCCCTACAGGCTTTCCGAAAACCTCTTCGCATGAGGTATAGTCCAGGACATCGTCGACCAGTTGGAAAGCGATACCGAGATTCAGACCGAAGCTCCTGAGTCTCTCCACCACCTTTTTCTCCGCGCCGGCCAATACGCCTCCGGATGCAGAGGCCGCAGACATGAGAACAGCGGTCTTGGATGTGATGATCCGCATATAGTCTTCCCTTCCGATGTCCCAGTTGTCGGTATTGGCCAGCTCCAGCATTTGGCCTTCGACCATCTCCAGACTCATTTGGTTGAGCACCCTGAGAAATTCCGTGTTGCCCGTTGTAAGGGCCAACTCCAAGGCCTTGGTGTAGAGATAATCACCGCCCAGGACAGAGGCATGGTTTCCCCAAACCTGCCTTGCCGCTGGTTTGTTCCTCCGGGTTTCCGCATTGTCCAGCACGTCGTCATGGAGCAGTGAACCCGTATGGATACACTCGAACACCGTGGAAATCCGGTACATTTCCTCCGTGTCGGGGGATCCGCAAAGCCGGGAGGAGAGGACGAAAAGAAGTGGACGCACCCTTTTTCCTTGTCCCAGCAAGGAATGGCGACCGATTTCGTTGACGAGCTCCACAGGGCTTGTGAGGATTCCGGCAAGCGCCTGGTTGATTTTTTCAAAATAGGGCTCGAATCGATCAAGTAATGTTTGGCTTGAATTCATTGTTTCCAGCCTTGTACCGGGGTTGCTTTCCCTCGGGATCCCGTCCTGATTTTCACGGTGGGCAGGATAGTTTCAACCCACACTATTGTCAAAATAAAAACGTATCTCGTGCACAATCTCAGGATCGGGCCCTTGAGACGATTTCACCAACGAGATCGTAAGAATGGACCTCCGTGATGCGCACCGGGACAATCTCCCCCACCATCCCCCGGCCTTTTGTTACAAGGACTCGCCCATCAACCTCGGGCGCCATCCCTATGGTCCTTCCACTGAGAAGAAGGTCGGTCTCGTCGCTCTCGCCCTCTATGAGAACGGGAACGATTTTATTGAGGAGCCCCCTGTGTTTTTTTTCGGAAATCTCGGCCTGGATTTCCATGATGATCTGCTGTCTTTCTTTAGCGATCTCCGGGGGGACCCTCCCATCCATCCGCGCCGCCGGTGTTCCCTTCTCCGGGCTGAACAGGAAAGTCCCGAGGTGATCAAAGGCCGCCCAGCGGACGAACTCGCATAGTTCCTCGAAGGCCTCCTCTGTCTCTCCCGGGAATCCCACGATGAGGCTGGTTCGCAGCACCAACCCGGATGTCCTGGCCCGGATACGCTCAAGGAGCTGCCACGGGGACTCACCCGGGCCGTGCCTCCCCATTTTTAAAAGGATTTCCTCGTTCACATGCTGAAGGGGAATATCCAGGTAGGGGCAGAGGGTATTCTTTTCGTCGAGGAGTTCCAGGAGGCGATTCGAGATCCGGTGGGGATGGGCATAGAGGAGCCTGAGCCAGCGGATTCCCCGCAGACCGATGAGTGCCTCGAGCAGGTCTTCCAGACCGGAGTCAAGGCCCAGGTCCTTTCCATAGAGGGTCGTATCCTGGGCGACGAGATTAACCTCCGTGACCCCTTCTTCAGCCATTTTCCCGGCCTCCGCCAGGATCGACTCCATGGACCTGCTCCGAAAGGGACCTGTCAGGGCGGGAATCAGGCAATAGGAGCACCGGTGGGAGCACCCTTCACCGATCTTGAGATAGGCCGTGTAAAATGGGGTGGTCCGGACCCTTGGGGTCATGTGGTCCGCGAGATGAAGCGGTCTCCCGATAAAAAAGGGGGTGCATCCCTCCAGGCGATCATCCAGAAGGTCCCCAAGGCGATGAATCCGGCCGGTTCCCAGCCAGCCGTCCACCTCGGGAATCTCCCTTGCAAGCTTGTAACCGTAACGCTGAACGAAGCAACCAGTGACGAAAACCTTCCTCAATCGGCCTTGTCCCTTGGCTGCACATACCTCAAGAATGGTTTCGATGGCTTCTTCCACCGCGGCCTGGAGGAACCCGCAGGTATTGATCACGGCGATATCAGCCTCCCCTGGGACGGAAACAATGCCGTAGCCCTGCTCCCGGAGCAATCCCAGCATATATTCACTGTCCACCCGGTTCTTGGCGCAACCCAGGCTCACGAAATAAACCGTCTTGCTCGAATGCATATCCAGATTCATAAGGCCTTCCCCGGACTTTCCGCACACCCTGGAAGCCGGTCGGTCTGGCGGTCCATCGATCAGGAGGGAGCCTTTGGAGAAGGAGGGGAGACACCCTGTTTGCTGTTGCTTTTGTTCAACCGGTTGAGCAGGGTCATGGCGAATTTTTTCAGGAAAAGGAGCTGGATCCTTTCCGGGGACCGATCCAAGAGAGTGGCGCTTATTTTCATCAGGATGCAATCCGTCTCGGCCACCACCGTGGCCGCCCTTGTGGCCCCGCTCAAGTAAGACATCTCGCCAAAACATTCCCCCCGGGTGATGGTGGCAAGGGTGTTTCCGTTTTTCCTGACAGCGGCCCTTCCGCTGAGGATAATATAGAATGAATCGTCTATATCTCCTTCGGCGACCACGACCTTTCCCCTGAATACCTTGATGATATTGCAGGTGTTGAGAATCTCCCGGACCTGCTCTTTTGAAAAATCCTCGAAAAAGGGGACCCCATGAACGTAGTCCACCACATTTTCGACCTTATCGCTCCTGGCGGTTCCTCCCCGAAGTCCCCTCAGGGCTACTCTCAGGTCGTAGGCCATGTCCATGCAGGTCTGGTATCGCCGGTTCGGGTCTTTGGCCAAGGCTTTCCCGGTGATCTTGATAAGTATATCAGGAATTTCCGGACGAAGATTCCGCATGGGAGTCGGGTCGGCATTAGTAATCTTGTAAAGAATGGAAAAGTAGTTCTCGCCGGGAAAGGCCTTTGCTCCTGTGAGAAGTTCGTAGAGAACGCATCCGAGAGAAAAGATATCGCTCTTTCCGTCCACGGGTTCTTCGCGGACCTGCTCCGGTGACATATAACTGGGTGATCCCACGATTCCGGCGGCAACGGTCTGTTCCGACTTGATCCTGGCAATGCCGAAATCCGTGATCCTAACCTCACCGGCCCGATTGAGCATTATGTTGGAGGGCTTGATGTCCCTGTGTACCACGCCTCTTTTATGGGCGAAATCAAGAGCGATACAGGCCGTGTACATGATCTCCACCACCCGGTTGATGGGCAGCAGGTTCTCTTTGCTGCAATATCTCACGAGATTGGGCCCATCGATATATTCCATGGTGATGTAACAGAAATCCTTGTGCATGCCAGCATCATAGATTGCAACGATGCTCGGATGCATGAGCCTTCCTGCGGATTGGGCCTCAAGGAAAAA contains:
- a CDS encoding sigma 54-interacting transcriptional regulator; the encoded protein is MAGVFMDKILVVSSSDEDLVLLSRELEKRIKGGKIYGTPLGVEALRKAGVVLPDVIVLWAVKGDSRVQEIVEKFKSDPRTHTSLILLCHSDGIPSETVSRAVEFGVDVVLHGPPEMDHLASQVRGMLRLKGSLDRLREECDSLKKEIDEKTRTLKERTEDLAKRLKELDCFYGLAELRERPGMTLEGVLQGVADLVASACRHPEITCARVLLGYQEFKTSNFKETPWKLSCDINVQGEWAGTLEVYYLEPPEDGQSPFLKEEESLLTAIAERLGRIAERVQAEESLRLESENLINILRSMEDWVYKVNAQYEVEYANPALQREFGPPNGRKCFEYFHGRKAPCSGCKARMVFRGETVRREFYFQKKQKTFDVLDTPIINSDGSISKLSIFRDLTAITLAQKALEERELLYRSVTESAADGAVMVQDGKILFANHAFVMMFGYENPAEVAGREVVHLFDPDFRELFRRVFDPSEEDSTLENLVRGVGIARDQRKFWVSINRRVIRLKSKPAILATMRDITEDMIQEESVQEVAEHLLKENIKLRSSIKERYRFGDIVGKSRPMQEVYELILKAAGSMANVIILGESGTGKELVARAIHAMSARADKAFVPVNCGAIPEALAESEFFGHRKGAFTGAHIDKTGYLDTADGGTLFLDEVGELGLNIQVKLLRALENGEYTPVGDARPKKSDLRIISATNRDFQGLVGRGLIREDFYYRISVIPIRLPPLRERKEDIPLLVEHFLRMYGKENLVRAIPGKVTEILYNYDWPGNVRELQSVVQRYLAVGNFDFLSPEMRRDSKEDQIELEEAQKVRDLRKARENFEKRMILAALNQNRWHRGKAAAALNIDPKTLYTKMKKTGIL
- a CDS encoding ribonuclease Z, which produces MELIVLGSGTGFPLPDRGSPSMVLLHGAGCMLFDMGPGALRQLTRAGLDYKTIHHIFFTHFHPDHTGDLVHFLFATRHPSTLSSRAPFGITAPKGFVEFLHRLQEAYPKWLELPPNLMRIEERDTDNRETGTLGDLTVISHPVKHTPHSIAYRVEDPDGRSFVYSGDTDYCEGLVDLARDTDILFLECSFPDQSPVEGHLHPLTAGRIASLAQAKKLVLLHFYPEVLSTEIGTQCRQTYDGELILARDFLRLTV
- a CDS encoding polyprenyl synthetase family protein → MNSSQTLLDRFEPYFEKINQALAGILTSPVELVNEIGRHSLLGQGKRVRPLLFVLSSRLCGSPDTEEMYRISTVFECIHTGSLLHDDVLDNAETRRNKPAARQVWGNHASVLGGDYLYTKALELALTTGNTEFLRVLNQMSLEMVEGQMLELANTDNWDIGREDYMRIITSKTAVLMSAASASGGVLAGAEKKVVERLRSFGLNLGIAFQLVDDVLDYTSCEEVFGKPVGKDLREGKITLPLIYTLCALDRAENERIKSLFQSEKVAEEDLESLISMVREGEAIGRVQAEAREYMRKAAVSLDPFPDSPMKQDLLALNAYLCERRF
- the rimO gene encoding 30S ribosomal protein S12 methylthiotransferase RimO, with the translated sequence MNLDMHSSKTVYFVSLGCAKNRVDSEYMLGLLREQGYGIVSVPGEADIAVINTCGFLQAAVEEAIETILEVCAAKGQGRLRKVFVTGCFVQRYGYKLAREIPEVDGWLGTGRIHRLGDLLDDRLEGCTPFFIGRPLHLADHMTPRVRTTPFYTAYLKIGEGCSHRCSYCLIPALTGPFRSRSMESILAEAGKMAEEGVTEVNLVAQDTTLYGKDLGLDSGLEDLLEALIGLRGIRWLRLLYAHPHRISNRLLELLDEKNTLCPYLDIPLQHVNEEILLKMGRHGPGESPWQLLERIRARTSGLVLRTSLIVGFPGETEEAFEELCEFVRWAAFDHLGTFLFSPEKGTPAARMDGRVPPEIAKERQQIIMEIQAEISEKKHRGLLNKIVPVLIEGESDETDLLLSGRTIGMAPEVDGRVLVTKGRGMVGEIVPVRITEVHSYDLVGEIVSRARS
- a CDS encoding protein kinase encodes the protein MNRQEEQKKKHGLTSWLKVKLLGREKDTGPVDDRFLADLSGIRTIGRYEIISKLGQGSMGVVYLGRDPYINRYVGIKVSRPAAGLAGKQANKYRERFFLEAQSAGRLMHPSIVAIYDAGMHKDFCYITMEYIDGPNLVRYCSKENLLPINRVVEIMYTACIALDFAHKRGVVHRDIKPSNIMLNRAGEVRITDFGIARIKSEQTVAAGIVGSPSYMSPEQVREEPVDGKSDIFSLGCVLYELLTGAKAFPGENYFSILYKITNADPTPMRNLRPEIPDILIKITGKALAKDPNRRYQTCMDMAYDLRVALRGLRGGTARSDKVENVVDYVHGVPFFEDFSKEQVREILNTCNIIKVFRGKVVVAEGDIDDSFYIILSGRAAVRKNGNTLATITRGECFGEMSYLSGATRAATVVAETDCILMKISATLLDRSPERIQLLFLKKFAMTLLNRLNKSNSKQGVSPPSPKAPS